In Triticum aestivum cultivar Chinese Spring chromosome 5B, IWGSC CS RefSeq v2.1, whole genome shotgun sequence, the following proteins share a genomic window:
- the LOC123116990 gene encoding PLASMODESMATA CALLOSE-BINDING PROTEIN 2 isoform X1, whose product MASHAGRLLLLLALAAALAGRSAEGAWCVCRTDLPDATLQRTLDYACGSAADCKPIQPNAACFAPDTVKAHCSYAVNSYYQRSGQNSLACVFSGTAVVSSVDPSTNGCKYPATPSAPDSPPPPMAQGPNGKDTSGGADVLPVAGTATRAVILACCSLLALYLMA is encoded by the exons ATGGCGTCCCACGCGGGccgcctcctcctgctcctcgcgcTGGCCGCCGCGCTCGCCGGCCGCTCCG CAGAGGGGGCGTGGTGCGTGTGCCGCACGGACCTGCCGGACGCGACGCTGCAGAGGACGCTGGACTACGCGTGCGGCAGCGCCGCCGACTGCAAGCCCATCCAGCCCAACGCCGCCTGCTTcgccccggacaccgtcaaggcgCACTGCTCCTACGCCGTCAACAGCTACTACCAGCGCAGCGGCCAGAACTCGCTCGCCTGCGTCTTCTCCGGCACCGCCGTGGTCTCCTCCGTCGACCCAA GCACCAACGGCTGCAAGTACCCTGCGACCCCAAG TGCTCCTGACAGCCCGCCGCCACCAATGGCGCAAGGTCCGAACGGCAAGGACACCAGTGGCGGCGCCGACGTTCTCCCGGTGGCCGGAACCGCGACGCGGGCGGTCATCCTGGCCTGCTGCTCGCTCCTCGCTCTGTACCTCATGGCGTGA
- the LOC123116990 gene encoding PLASMODESMATA CALLOSE-BINDING PROTEIN 2 isoform X2, with the protein MASHAGRLLLLLALAAALAGRSEGAWCVCRTDLPDATLQRTLDYACGSAADCKPIQPNAACFAPDTVKAHCSYAVNSYYQRSGQNSLACVFSGTAVVSSVDPSTNGCKYPATPSAPDSPPPPMAQGPNGKDTSGGADVLPVAGTATRAVILACCSLLALYLMA; encoded by the exons ATGGCGTCCCACGCGGGccgcctcctcctgctcctcgcgcTGGCCGCCGCGCTCGCCGGCCGCTCCG AGGGGGCGTGGTGCGTGTGCCGCACGGACCTGCCGGACGCGACGCTGCAGAGGACGCTGGACTACGCGTGCGGCAGCGCCGCCGACTGCAAGCCCATCCAGCCCAACGCCGCCTGCTTcgccccggacaccgtcaaggcgCACTGCTCCTACGCCGTCAACAGCTACTACCAGCGCAGCGGCCAGAACTCGCTCGCCTGCGTCTTCTCCGGCACCGCCGTGGTCTCCTCCGTCGACCCAA GCACCAACGGCTGCAAGTACCCTGCGACCCCAAG TGCTCCTGACAGCCCGCCGCCACCAATGGCGCAAGGTCCGAACGGCAAGGACACCAGTGGCGGCGCCGACGTTCTCCCGGTGGCCGGAACCGCGACGCGGGCGGTCATCCTGGCCTGCTGCTCGCTCCTCGCTCTGTACCTCATGGCGTGA